A genomic region of Oryza glaberrima chromosome 1, OglaRS2, whole genome shotgun sequence contains the following coding sequences:
- the LOC127778809 gene encoding histone-lysine N-methyltransferase ATX3-like — MGEPPPAGEGSGMMMPAKRRRERVLPSRFKDSVLVLPTAAAKKGKPAEAAAEGGVVDGELYDVELEEGDPGMLWTGDERPVQTEEELYWACRNIRRSSTSTSGSFSSSIFSGSSAVTSLSNAGGGGGNGRPEGKPTVVVECKPKSDGGERKEDFYWPEEFVLGDVVWARSGKKCPAWPALVIDPLLHAPRVVLNSCIPGALCVMFFGYSNSGLRDYGWVKQGLIFPFVEYLDRFKGQTLYKIKASRFREAIEEAFLAERGLFELETDEGCSLEKSVNDQSIPDGLLEGSGSNNEQECQSEAQVVGKSPGCDICGNRLPCKIASKKKQEGERLLCRHCDKLLQSKQYCGICKKIWHHTDGGNWVCCDECQIWVHVECDQTCIKMEDLENADYFCPDCKSKR; from the exons ATGGGGGAGCCGCCCCCTGCCGGAGAGGGGAGCGGCATGATGATGCcggccaagcgccgccgcgagcgGGTGTTACCGTCGCGGTTCAAGGACTCGGTGCTGGTGCTCCCGACGGCCGCCGCGAAGAAGGGCAAGCccgcggaggccgcggcggaggggggAGTTGTGGACGGGGAGCTCTACGACGTGGAGCTGGAAGAAGGGGATCCCGGCATGCTGTGGACCGGCGACGAGCGGCCGGTGcagacggaggaggagctgtACTGGGCGTGCAGGAACATCAGGAGAAGCAGCACCTCCACCTCCGGTAGCTTCAGCAGCAGCATCTTCAGCGGTAGCAGCGCGGTGACGTCCTTGAgcaatgccggcggcggcggggggaatgggcggccggaggggaagcccacggtggtggtggagtgcAAGCCGAAGAGCGATGGCGGCGAGAGGAAAGAGGATTTCTACTGGCCGGAGGAATTCGTGCTCGGGGATGTTGTGTGGGCGAGGTCGGGGAAGAAGTGCCCGGCATGGCCTGCGCTGGTGATTGATCCACTGCTTCATGCGCCAAGGGTCGTCTTGAACTCCTGCATCCCGGGTGCACTCTGCGTCATGTTCTTCGGATACTCTAATAGCGGCCTCAGG GACTATGGATGGGTTAAGCAAGGGTTGATCTTTCCCTTTGTGGAGTACCTAGATAG GTTTAAGGGCCAAACTTTATATAAGATCAAGGCAAGCAGATTCCGTGAAGCAATTGAGGAGGCTTTCCTTGCTGAGCGTGGCCTTTTTGAGCTCGAAACGGATGAGGGGTGCTCACTAGAGAAGTCTGTCAATGACCAGTCCATCCCTGACGGGTTACTGGAAGGGTCTGGTTCTAATAATGAGCAGGAATGCCAATCGGAGGCTCAG GTTGTTGGCAAATCACCTGGATGTGATATTTGCGGTAATCGTCTTCCATGCAAGATAGCAAGCAAAAAGAAGCAAGAGGGAGAACGATTACTCTGTAGGCACTGTGATAAG CTATTACAGTCAAAGCAGTACTGTGGCATATGCAAGAAAATTTGGCACCATACAGATGGTGGAAATTGG GTTTGTTGTGATGAGTGTCAAATTTGGGTTCATGTAGAATGTGACCAGACATGCAtcaagatggag GACTTGGAAAATGCTGATTATTTCTGTCCGGATTGCAAATCAAAACGCTAG
- the LOC127756977 gene encoding uncharacterized protein LOC127756977, producing the protein MEDVVTDAPPPSRFSPDDLDNFAAPPPQPTPILVVSPANPSPAPRRLLILLISPTSLALLPHLPSPPPLHASLLLPELPLERSQPPIRVYLHAPSGALLAAAHGPAPVPAHRARAVARSLVSALQPEEVLVLDAVRSGAYRGRLAADEPVEGKLETRAARGRGGVGAARGVAALAPPGSVVDGLGAAVLAECEMRGKAASMVVTWPEGARPAEFGVMRRVAAELGVDPAKAAAGRVAGRAELDALYT; encoded by the coding sequence ATGGAGGACGTCGTcaccgacgcgccgccgccttcccgctTCTCCCCGGACGACCTCGACAACTtcgccgctccaccgccgcagccCACCCCTATCCTCGTCGTCTCCCCCGCCAACCCTAgccccgccccgcgccgcctcctcatcctcctcatctcccCGACCTCGCTTGcgctcctcccccacctcccctcgccgcctccgctgcacgcctccctcctcctccccgagctccccctGGAGCGCTCCCAGCCACCCATCCGCGTGTATCTCCATGCCCCCTCgggcgccctcctcgccgccgcacacggccccgcccccgtccccgcccaccgcgcgcgcgccgtcgccaggAGCCTCGTGTCCGCCCTCCAGCCCGAGGAGGTGCTGGTGCTCGACGCGGTCCGGAGCGGGGCCTACAGGGGCAGGCTCGCCGCGGACGAGCCCGTGGAGGGGAAGCTGGAGACcagggcggcgcgggggcggggaggcgtcggcgcggcccgcggcgtggcggcgctggcCCCGCCCGGGAGCGTGGTGGACGGGCTCGGCGCCGCGGTGTTGGCGGAGTGCGAGATGCGCGGGAAGGCGGCGAGCATGGTGGTGACGTGGCCGGAGGGCGCGAGGCCGGCGGAGTTCGGCGTCAtgcggcgcgtggcggcggagctcggcgtcgacccggccaaggcggcggccgggagggtCGCCGGCCGGGCCGAGCTGGACGCGCTGTACACTTGA
- the LOC127763917 gene encoding uncharacterized protein LOC127763917 — MDALTRLHRALAGGDDDEEQPEDSILGDTEGICSLSPVQRVYGFAACLVAGLALMILSLVVFVRPIKFAVMFTFGNILAVGSTAFLIGPSQQLRMMLDPVRVYATAIYGGFVFLALIFALWIHSKVLTLIAIICEICALFWYSLSYIPFARRMVSDLMVKLCDTEL; from the exons ATGGACGCCCTCacccgcctccaccgcgccctcgccggcggcgacgacgacgaggagcagccGGAGGATTCTATCCTTGGCGACACCGAGGGCATATGCTCCCTATCCCCTGTCCAG CGGGTCTACGGCTTCGCCGCGTGCTTGGTTGCGGGACTGGCTCTGATGATCCTG TCACTTGTAGTTTTCGTCAGACCCATCAAATTTGCAGTCATGTTTACATTTGGAAACATCCTGGCAGTTGGGAG CACAGCTTTCCTAATAGGGCCAAGTCAACAGTTGAGGATGATGCTTGACCCAGTTCGTGTGTATGCAACAGCTATTTACGGTGGATTTGTTTTTCTGGCTCTAATTTTTGCTCTTTGG ATCCATTCCAAGGTTCTAACATTGATTGCAATCATATGCGAGATCTGTGCTCTGTTCTG GTATAGTTTGAGCTACATCCCTTTCGCTCGGCGAATGGTGTCTGACCTGATGGTGAAGCTCTGTGACACTGAACTTTGA
- the LOC127763910 gene encoding probable F-box protein At3g61730 encodes MGKAISLLRPPREPQPRESEGEGERGRMMELRKRPRPRRVDPDFVSSPPASLLLPPPRKRARRQAAPPAAPAPAPAPARPSPAARRRPTCARVIIQSPVAGLQPSVCCPCEAPLRACRLPRASFLARRRPPFDWYEADMWTEVAKYLFGAELVRLSSTCRWFRRLLADEFIWRHAFLRDLSLLPAAADRYPPRPLHRSWRLLYAAAFNGAHSYWFRRSSRHIGAYRIGGFLLESPYMLLTAKLAVPQWLPPQEDGPQIAIEMTGACVLPNARPGIWITDFHLVRCPNCTLNKCAGVLQVLDARHCELFLEQGFWNGTWEYEDLGDHYNDEETPTAACAIFNASTRAHESISCVLHSKSWVRRCDDPQPKAHCRPYAVALNSNLLSNSNQGLVSRFQAMRDTTGNGQIVSIRITQQIY; translated from the exons ATGGGCAAAGCGATCTCCCTTCTCCGGCCACCGCGAGAGCCACAGCCACGAGAgagcgagggcgagggcgagagGGGGAGGATGATGGAGCTGAGGAAGCGCCCGAGGCCGCGGCGCGTCGACCCCGACTTCGTCTCGTCACCGCCGGcttcgctgctgctgccgccgccgaggaagcgggcgaggaggcaggccgcgccgccggcggctccggctccggctcctgCTCCTGCGCGCCCATCAccagcggcgaggaggcggccgacgtGCGCGCGGGTGATCATCCAGAGCCCCGTCGCTGGGCTTCAGCCATCCGTGTGCTGCCCGTGCGAGGCGCCGCTCCGGGCGTGCAGGCTTCCGCGTGCCTCCTtcctcgctcgccgtcgccctccctTCGACTG GTACGAGGCGGACATGTGGACGGAGGTGGCCAAGTACCTGTTCGGCGCGGAGCTGGTGCGCCTCTCCTCCACCTGCCGCTggttccgccgcctcctcgccgacgagtTCATCTGGCGCCACGCCTTCCTCCGcgacctctccctcctccccgccgccgccgaccggtaCCCTCCCCGCCCGCTCCACCGCTCCTGGCGCCTCCtctacgccgccgccttca acGGCGCCCACTCGTACTGGTTCCGCCGGAGCAGCAGGCACATTG GGGCGTACCGGATTGGTGGGTTCCTGCTCGAGTCGCCTTACATGCTCCTGACGGCGAAGCTGGCGGTGCCGCAGTGGCTGCCGCCGCAGGAGGACGGCCCGCAGATCGCCATCGAGATGACCGGCGCGTGCGTGCTCCCCAACGCGCGCCCTGGCATCTGGATCACCG ACTTCCATCTTGTGAGGTGTCCCAATTGCACCCTCAACAAGTGCGCAG GGGTCCTGCAGGTTCTGGACGCGCGACACTGCGAGCTGTTCCTGGAGCAGGGATTCTGGAATGGCACCTGGGAGTACGAGGACCTGGGCGACCACTACAACGACGAGGAGACCCCCACCGCAGCCTGCGCCATCTTCAACGCCAGCACCCGCGCTCATGAGTCCATTTCAT GTGTTCTCCACTCGAAGTCTTGGGTCAGGAGATGCGACGACCCACAGCCCAAGGCACATTGCCGCCCATACGCTGTTGCCCTCAATTCCAACCTCCTGTCCAACTCCAACCAGG GGTTGGTGTCAAGGTTCCAGGCGATGCGAGACACGACCGGGAACGGGCAGATAGTGTCTATCCGGATCACACAGCAGATTTACTGA
- the LOC127768514 gene encoding uncharacterized protein LOC127768514, with the protein MGNMLPCLVQGRTTLPAAMNPKQRLYSLKLLVKALHKLKKKMMMKPNKGNKIGSSKPSSPAAPAEAASATAAAVAGGGVEAAIGSSKPKVSPRRAAQGGQRKGVVRVKVVLTKEEAARLLSLTVVGAGAGAGGGRRKTTAQIIAEIKRMEIRRAMATSSAAAAWRPALASIPEEQHHHSPRRSLDVQQVA; encoded by the coding sequence ATGGGCAACATGCTGCCGTGCTTGGTCCAAGGCAGGACGACCCTCCCGGCCGCCATGAACCCCAAGCAGAGGCTCTACTCCCTCAAGCTCCTCGTCAAGGCCCTCCACaagctgaagaagaagatgatgatgaagcCTAACAAGGGCAACAAGATCGGTAGCAGCAAAccgtcatcgccggcggcgccggcggaagCAGCTTCAgccacagcggcggcggtggcaggaggaggcgTAGAGGCGGCGATCGGGAGCAGTAAGCCCAAGGTGAGCCCGCGAAGAGCGGCTCAAGGTGGGCAAAGGAAGGGCGTGGTGCGGGTGAAGGTGGTGCTGAccaaggaggaggcggcgcggctgctgtcgctcaccgtcgtcggcgccggcgccggcgcaggcggtggccgccggAAGACCACCGCGCAGATCATCGCCGAGATCAAGAGGATGGAGATACGCCGCGCCATGGCgacatcgtcggcggcggcggcgtggcgcccgGCGCTCGCGAGCATCCCCGAGGAGCAGCACCACCACTCGCCGCGCCGTAGCCTCGACGTGCAGCAGGTGGCGTAG
- the LOC127760461 gene encoding non-specific lipid-transfer protein-like, giving the protein MHRSMASQTVAPLLLILMLAAAAGGASAAVQCGQVTQLMAPCMPYLAGAPGMTPYGICCDSLGVLNRIAPAPADRVAVCNCAKDAAAGFPAVDFSRASALPAACGLSISFTIAPNMDCNQVTEELRI; this is encoded by the exons ATGCACAGATCGATGGCCTCTCAGACGGTggcgcccctcctcctcatcctcatgctcgcggcggcggcggggggcgcgtcggcggcggtgcagtGCGGGCAGGTGACGCAGCTGATGGCGCCGTGCATGCCGTACCTCGCCGGCGCCCCCGGGATGACGCCCTACGGCATCTGCTGCGACAGCCTCGGCGTGCTCAACCGGATAGCCCCGGCCCCCGCCGACCGCGTCGCCGTCTGCAACTGCGccaaggacgccgccgccggcttccccgCCGTCGACTTCTcccgcgcctccgccctccccgccgcctgcgGCCTCTCCATCAGCTTCACCATCGCCCCCAACATGGACTGCAACCA GGTTACAGAGGAACTGAGAATCTGA
- the LOC127776741 gene encoding endoglucanase 1, protein MARRGGAAASSSMANLLGVALVLAATAQTSARGGGGGGRHDYRMALSKSILYFEAQRSGVLPGNQRIAWRANSGLADGKANGVDLVGGYYDAGDNVKFGFPMAFTVTMMAWSVLEYGKQMAAAGELGHAMDAVRWGADYFVKAHPAPNVLYGEVGDGDSDHVCWQRPEDMTTSRQAYRLDPQHPGSDLAGETAAALAAASLVFRSSNPGYANQLLQHSKQLFDFADKYRGKYDDSMPVAKKFYGSFSGYGDELLWASAWLYQATDNRRYLDYLANNGDALGGTGWATNEFGWDVKYPGVQVLAAKFLLQGKTGPHAAVLRRYQRNADVFACSCLGKGGGGGNVGRTPGGLMYHQGWNNLQFVTGASFLLAVYADHLTAAGATVVRCQAGPPARASELVALAKSQVDYILGSNPRGMSYMVGYGERYPRRAHHRGASIVSIRANPSFVSCKDGYANWFGRAGSNPNLLDGAVVGGPDGRDGFADERNNYQQTEVATYNNAPLMGVLARLAGGGRGGLAEAAIKRPDNQTLLPPLAAVASPVEITQLNATASWKKDGRTYRRYAATVSNRSPAGGKTVEELHIGIGKPHGPVWGLEKAARYGYVLPSSLAAGESAAFAYVVRGRAAAPPADVWVIGYKLV, encoded by the exons ATGGCcaggagaggaggagcagcagcatcGTCGTCCATGGCTAATCTCCTCGGCGTCGCCTTGGtgctcgccgccacggcgcagacgtcggcgcgtggcggcggcggcggcggacgccatGACTACCGCATGGCGCTGAGCAAGAGCATCCTCTACTTCGAGGCGCAGCGCTCCGGCGTGCTCCCCGGTAACCAGAGGATCGCATGGAGGGCCAACTCCGGCCTCGCCGACGGCAAGGCCAACGGC GTGGATCTTGTTGGTGGCTACTACGACGCCGGCGACAACGTCAAGTTCGGGTTCCCGATGGCGTTCACGGTGACCATGATGGCGTGGAGCGTCCTCGAGTACGGGAAGCAgatggcggccgccggcgagctcggccaCGCCATGGACGCCGTCAGGTGGGGCGCCGACTACTTCGTCAAGGCGCACCCGGCGCCCAACGTGCTCTACGGCGAG GTTGGAGATGGTGACTCGGACCACGTCTGCTGGCAGCGGCCGGAGGACATGACGACGAGCCGTCAGGCGTATCGCCTTGACCCTCAGCATCCTGGCTCTGACCTCGCCGGAGAAACCGCCGCGGCAttggccgccgcgtcgctcgTCTTCCGTAGCTCCAACCCGGGCTACGCAAACCAACTCCTGCAACACTCCAAGCAG CTGTTTGATTTCGCCGACAAGTACCGGGGAAAGTACGACGACAGCATGCCTGTCGCGAAGAAATTTTACGGGTCATTCAGCGGATACGGG GATGAACTACTGTGGGCATCGGCGTGGCTATACCAGGCGACCGACAACCGCCGCTACCTAGATTACTTGGCCAACAACGGCGACGCGCTCGGCGGGACCGGTTGGGCTACCAACGAATTCGGCTGGGACGTCAAGTACCCCGGAGTGCAAGTCCTAGCTGCAAAG TTTCTCCTGCAAGGGAAGACcgggccgcacgccgccgtgctGCGGAGGTACCAGCGGAACGCCGACGTCTTCGCCTGCTCCTGCctcggcaagggcggcggcggcggcaacgtcgGGAGGACGCCCGGCGGCCTGATGTACCACCAGGGCTGGAACAACCTCCAGTTCGTCACCGGCGCGTCGTTCCTGCTGGCCGTCTACGCCGaccacctcaccgccgccggcgccaccgtcgtGCGGTGCCAGGCCgggccgccggcgcgggcgtCGGAGCTCGTCGCGCTGGCCAAGTCGCAGGTGGACTACATCCTGGGTAGCAACCCGAGGGGGATGAGCTACATGGTCGGCTATGGCGAGAGGTACCCGCGGCGCGCGCACCACCGCGGCGCGTCCATCGTCTCCATCAGGGCCAACCCGTCGTTCGTGAGCTGCAAGGATGGGTACGCGAACTGGTTCGGCCGCGCCGGCAGCAACCCGAACCTGCTCGACGGCGCCGTGGTCGGCGGCCCCGACGGGCGCGACGGCTTCGCCGACGAGAGGAACAACTACCAGCAGACGGAGGTGGCCACCTACAACAACGCGCCGCTCATGGGCGtcctcgctcgcctcgccggcggcggccgcggcgggctcGCCGAAGCAGCGATCAAGAGGCCGGACAACCAGACCTTGCTGCCACCTCTCGCAGCTGTGGCGTCGCCGGTGGAGATCACGCAGCTGAACGCGACGGCGTCGTGGAAGAAGGACGGGAGGACGTACCGCCGGTACGCGGCGACGGTGAGCAACaggtcgccggccggcggcaaGACGGTGGAGGAGCTCCACATCGGCATCGGCAAGCCGCACGGCCCGGTGTGGGGGCTCGAGAAGGCGGCGAGGTACGGCTACGTGCTCCCGTCGTcgctggccgccggcgagagcgCCGCCTTCGCCTACGTCGTCCGCGGCCgcgcagcggcgccgccggccgacgtctGGGTCATCGGCTACAAGCTCGTCTGA